From a region of the Pseudomonas fulva 12-X genome:
- the doeB gene encoding N(2)-acetyl-L-2,4-diaminobutanoate deacetylase DoeB, whose amino-acid sequence MTQLRDNPISPTVDFDRDGVQHGFLKLPYSRDDSAWGAVMIPVTVVKNGSGPTALLTGGNHGDEYEGPLALSKLAQHLRAEDVSGRVIIVPFMNTPAVQAGTRTSPIDKGNLNRSFPGKPDGTVTQKIADYFQRTLLPLADVVLDIHSGGKTLDFLPFAACHVLPDKAQDAACSAGMRAFAAPYCMRMLELDAVGMYDTAAEEQGKVFVTTELGGGGSSTAKSLAIAERGVRNLLIHFGLLQGEIEAGESVMLDMPDGDCFVASEDDGLLEMCRDLGDTVEKGEVIARVYSARRTGEPAREYRAKRSGLLAARHFPGLVASGDTLAVIAEVVD is encoded by the coding sequence ATGACCCAACTGCGCGACAACCCCATCAGCCCCACGGTCGATTTCGACCGTGACGGCGTACAGCACGGCTTCCTCAAGCTGCCCTATTCCCGCGACGATTCGGCCTGGGGCGCGGTGATGATCCCGGTTACCGTGGTGAAGAACGGCAGCGGCCCCACCGCGCTGCTTACCGGCGGCAACCACGGTGACGAGTACGAAGGCCCGCTGGCGCTGAGCAAACTGGCCCAGCACCTGCGCGCCGAGGACGTCAGTGGCCGGGTGATCATCGTGCCGTTCATGAACACCCCGGCGGTGCAGGCCGGCACCCGCACCTCGCCGATCGACAAGGGCAACCTCAACCGCAGCTTTCCCGGTAAGCCGGACGGCACGGTGACGCAGAAGATCGCCGACTACTTCCAGCGCACGCTTTTGCCCCTGGCAGACGTAGTGCTCGACATTCACTCCGGCGGCAAAACCCTTGATTTCCTCCCCTTCGCCGCCTGTCATGTGCTGCCGGACAAGGCCCAGGACGCCGCTTGCTCCGCCGGCATGCGCGCCTTCGCCGCGCCCTACTGCATGCGCATGCTGGAGCTGGATGCGGTGGGCATGTACGACACCGCCGCCGAGGAACAGGGCAAGGTATTCGTCACCACCGAGCTGGGTGGCGGCGGTAGCAGCACGGCGAAAAGCCTGGCCATCGCCGAGCGTGGCGTGCGCAACCTGCTGATCCATTTCGGCTTGCTGCAAGGCGAGATCGAGGCGGGCGAGTCGGTGATGCTCGACATGCCTGACGGCGACTGCTTCGTCGCCAGCGAAGACGACGGCCTGCTGGAAATGTGCCGCGACCTTGGCGATACAGTGGAGAAGGGCGAGGTGATCGCGCGGGTGTACAGTGCCCGTCGTACCGGCGAGCCGGCCCGCGAATACCGTGCCAAACGCAGCGGCCTGCTCGCAGCCCGTCACTTTCCTGGGCTGGTGGCAAGTGGTGATACCCTCGCGGTCATCGCCGAGGTGGTGGACTAG
- a CDS encoding Lrp/AsnC family transcriptional regulator yields MHKLDRYDLKILRILSEDGRVTKSALAEAINLSVTPAWERVRKLESAGLIQGYRAQIDWAALFKTQQVLVEITLARHTAQDMRRFEQRLSEAAEVGFCYATGGGVDYIVMIRARDIDHYQRFVDQLLLEDLGIERYFTYIVTKTIKADASGAPAGLED; encoded by the coding sequence ATGCACAAGCTCGACCGCTATGACCTGAAGATCTTGCGCATCTTGTCCGAGGACGGGCGGGTTACCAAGTCGGCCCTGGCCGAGGCGATCAACCTCTCGGTGACGCCAGCCTGGGAGCGGGTACGCAAGCTGGAAAGCGCCGGTCTGATCCAGGGCTACCGCGCGCAGATCGACTGGGCAGCGCTGTTCAAGACCCAGCAGGTGCTGGTGGAAATCACCCTGGCCCGGCACACCGCGCAGGACATGCGCCGCTTCGAGCAGCGCCTGAGCGAGGCGGCGGAGGTCGGCTTTTGCTATGCCACCGGTGGCGGCGTCGACTACATCGTGATGATCCGCGCCCGCGATATCGACCACTACCAGCGTTTCGTCGACCAGCTATTGCTGGAGGACCTAGGGATCGAGCGCTACTTCACCTATATCGTCACCAAGACCATCAAGGCAGATGCATCGGGGGCGCCCGCTGGGCTGGAAGACTAA
- the choX gene encoding choline ABC transporter substrate-binding protein, with protein sequence MKPLKTVITAGLLALSASLHAHAEDAKCASVSLADPGWSDIAVTNGIASLLLDRLGYKPQTRTLAVPIIFAGLQKGQVDVFLGNWMPAGQHDYDRYVASGQIDKVVENLGGTEYTLAVPTYAYEAGVKDFNDLAKFADKFGKKIYGIGSGSPANDYIRQMIAGNEFGLGDWKLVESSEQAMLVQVGRAVKRDEFVVFLGWTPHPMNVQFDMQYLKGGEKFFGSTGSVNTLARKGFVAECPNVGKLLTNLKFTQEMENTIMDDVLNRKVANATAIRNWIKANPQVLDGWLQGVKTRDGGDGLAAVKAKL encoded by the coding sequence ATGAAGCCCCTCAAGACCGTGATCACCGCCGGCCTGCTGGCCCTCAGCGCCAGCCTCCATGCCCACGCCGAAGACGCCAAGTGCGCCAGCGTCAGCCTTGCCGACCCGGGCTGGAGCGATATCGCGGTCACCAACGGCATCGCCAGCCTGCTGCTCGATCGCCTGGGCTACAAACCGCAGACGCGCACCCTCGCCGTGCCGATCATCTTCGCCGGGTTGCAGAAAGGGCAGGTCGACGTGTTTCTCGGCAACTGGATGCCGGCCGGCCAGCACGACTACGACCGCTACGTGGCCAGCGGGCAGATCGACAAGGTGGTGGAAAACCTGGGCGGCACCGAATACACCCTGGCCGTGCCGACCTACGCCTATGAAGCCGGCGTGAAGGATTTCAACGACCTCGCCAAATTCGCCGACAAGTTCGGCAAGAAGATCTACGGCATCGGCTCGGGCTCACCGGCCAACGACTACATCCGCCAGATGATTGCCGGCAACGAGTTCGGCCTGGGCGACTGGAAACTGGTGGAGTCGAGCGAGCAGGCCATGCTGGTGCAGGTCGGCAGGGCGGTGAAACGCGACGAGTTCGTGGTGTTCCTGGGCTGGACGCCGCACCCGATGAACGTGCAGTTCGACATGCAGTACCTCAAGGGCGGCGAGAAATTCTTCGGCAGCACCGGTTCGGTCAACACCCTGGCCCGCAAGGGCTTTGTTGCCGAATGCCCGAACGTGGGCAAGCTGCTGACCAACCTGAAGTTCACCCAGGAGATGGAAAACACCATCATGGACGACGTGCTCAACCGCAAGGTGGCCAACGCCACGGCGATCAGGAACTGGATCAAGGCCAACCCGCAGGTGCTCGACGGCTGGCTGCAGGGTGTGAAAACCCGTGATGGCGGCGATGGCCTGGCGGCGGTGAAGGCCAAGCTCTAA
- a CDS encoding C40 family peptidase, producing MNKLIISLILGSTLFCAAAGNASASFRVHMQDGSSRVVAPAKLDPNSSQAVVRRALSALGTPYRWGGTSPEHGFDCSGLVKYAFKQVDDLDLPRTSRGLSRFDGPKVAKGDLEPGDLLFFRIRGRNVDHVAIYLGNDRFIHAPRRGTNVRIDKLSDGYWKKHFQLARRVMPEGAQLASND from the coding sequence TTGAATAAACTGATTATCTCTCTGATTTTAGGCAGCACCCTCTTCTGTGCTGCGGCTGGCAACGCATCCGCCAGCTTCCGGGTTCACATGCAGGACGGCAGCAGCCGTGTCGTCGCCCCCGCCAAACTCGATCCGAACTCCTCCCAGGCCGTCGTCCGTCGTGCACTGAGCGCGCTGGGCACGCCCTATCGCTGGGGCGGTACCAGCCCCGAGCACGGTTTCGACTGCAGCGGTCTGGTCAAATACGCCTTCAAGCAGGTCGATGATCTCGACTTGCCGCGCACCTCCCGCGGCCTCTCCCGCTTCGACGGCCCCAAGGTGGCCAAGGGCGATCTGGAACCGGGCGATCTGCTGTTCTTCCGCATCCGCGGGCGCAACGTCGACCACGTGGCCATTTACCTGGGCAACGACCGCTTCATCCACGCGCCGCGCCGTGGCACCAACGTGCGTATCGACAAGCTCAGCGACGGCTACTGGAAGAAGCACTTCCAGCTGGCGCGTCGGGTGATGCCCGAAGGCGCGCAATTGGCGAGTAACGACTGA
- a CDS encoding 7-cyano-7-deazaguanine/7-aminomethyl-7-deazaguanine transporter, with protein sequence MTLLPASVSRPVLAALIAFHILIIIASNYLVQLPITLFGWHTTWGAFSFPFIFLATDLTVRLIGKHAARVVIARVMVPALIASYIVSVLFHDGAFGGLAALGEFNLFVFRIALASFLAYVLGQLLDIQVFDRLRKLPQWWIAPTASSVFGQAMDTLAFFSIAFWQSSDPFMAANWVEIAMVDYVIKLAVSLALFVPLYGMLLSAIVRRLPQRAAAA encoded by the coding sequence ATGACCCTGCTTCCCGCCTCGGTCAGCCGCCCCGTATTGGCAGCGCTGATCGCGTTTCACATCCTTATCATCATCGCCAGCAACTACCTGGTGCAGCTGCCGATCACCCTGTTCGGCTGGCACACCACCTGGGGCGCGTTCAGCTTTCCGTTCATCTTTCTGGCCACCGACCTCACTGTGCGCCTAATCGGCAAGCACGCCGCCCGCGTGGTGATCGCCCGGGTGATGGTGCCGGCACTGATCGCTTCCTACATCGTCTCGGTGCTGTTCCATGACGGCGCCTTTGGCGGTCTGGCGGCCCTCGGCGAATTCAACCTGTTCGTGTTCCGCATCGCCCTGGCCAGCTTCCTGGCTTACGTGCTTGGCCAGCTGCTCGACATTCAGGTGTTCGACCGCCTACGCAAGTTGCCGCAGTGGTGGATTGCGCCGACTGCCTCGAGCGTGTTCGGCCAGGCCATGGATACCCTGGCGTTCTTCTCCATCGCCTTCTGGCAGAGCAGCGATCCCTTCATGGCCGCCAACTGGGTGGAAATCGCCATGGTGGACTACGTGATCAAGCTGGCCGTCAGCCTGGCGTTGTTCGTGCCGCTGTACGGCATGCTGCTCAGTGCCATCGTCCGCCGTCTGCCGCAGCGCGCTGCAGCGGCCTAG
- a CDS encoding NAD-dependent succinate-semialdehyde dehydrogenase — protein MPLDHPLLLKSLCYVDGHWLHSDDGASIAVQNPADQSVIGHVPMLAQEQITAAVGAAQRAFATWREQSMEARTALLRRWAELILQHQEDLARILSQEQGKPLAEARGEIRYAASFIPWFAEEARRLYGQTIPSHIPGAQLGTVKEPVGVCALLTPWNFPSAMITRKAAAALAAGCTVVVKPAHETPYSAFALAQLAEEAGLPAGVFNVVLGEPQMAMETLVKDARVRSVSFTGSTRVGKLVLQAAAEDVKKVALELGGNAPLIVCADADLDHAVQVALDAKFQTSGQDCCAANRILVERPVYEEFLQRFAKAVRGLRVGPGHDERNQIGPLMHQAALDATAARVAGAIEQGARLLVGGEPHALGGLFWQPTLLADVTDAMRIYREENFAPIAGVCAFDTLDEAVAMANDTEYGLAAYICSNRVDVVHPLIRRLDHAMVAVNGTKFTGHPIPFGGMKASGLGREGGTDGFEPFVETKYFCIHHQGQRY, from the coding sequence ATGCCCCTCGACCATCCCCTGCTGCTCAAATCGCTATGCTACGTCGATGGCCACTGGCTGCATAGCGACGACGGCGCCAGCATCGCGGTGCAGAACCCTGCCGACCAGAGTGTGATCGGCCATGTGCCGATGCTTGCTCAGGAGCAGATCACTGCAGCGGTTGGTGCTGCTCAGCGCGCCTTTGCCACCTGGCGCGAGCAGAGCATGGAGGCCCGTACGGCGCTGCTGCGGCGTTGGGCCGAGCTGATCCTGCAGCACCAGGAGGATCTGGCGCGCATCCTCAGCCAGGAGCAGGGCAAGCCGCTGGCCGAGGCCCGTGGCGAGATTCGCTACGCCGCCAGCTTCATCCCCTGGTTCGCCGAAGAGGCGCGCAGGCTCTACGGCCAGACCATTCCCAGCCATATCCCCGGGGCCCAGCTCGGCACGGTCAAGGAGCCGGTGGGCGTCTGCGCCCTGCTCACACCATGGAATTTTCCCAGTGCGATGATCACTCGCAAGGCCGCCGCCGCGTTAGCTGCTGGCTGCACAGTGGTGGTCAAGCCGGCGCACGAGACGCCCTACAGCGCCTTCGCCCTGGCCCAGCTGGCCGAGGAAGCTGGCCTGCCCGCTGGCGTGTTCAACGTGGTGCTGGGCGAGCCGCAGATGGCCATGGAAACCCTGGTCAAGGATGCGCGGGTGCGCTCGGTGAGTTTCACCGGCTCGACCCGTGTCGGCAAGCTGGTGCTGCAGGCGGCCGCCGAGGACGTGAAGAAGGTGGCGTTGGAGCTGGGCGGCAACGCGCCGTTGATCGTCTGCGCCGATGCCGATCTCGATCATGCCGTGCAGGTGGCGCTGGACGCCAAGTTTCAGACCTCCGGCCAGGACTGCTGCGCGGCCAACCGTATCCTGGTCGAGCGGCCCGTCTACGAAGAATTCCTGCAGCGCTTCGCCAAGGCGGTGCGCGGGCTGCGCGTCGGCCCCGGTCATGATGAGCGCAACCAGATTGGCCCGCTGATGCACCAGGCTGCGCTGGACGCGACTGCCGCACGGGTCGCCGGTGCCATCGAGCAAGGTGCGCGTCTGCTGGTTGGTGGCGAGCCCCACGCGCTGGGCGGCTTGTTCTGGCAGCCGACGCTGCTGGCCGACGTCACCGACGCCATGCGCATCTACCGCGAGGAGAACTTCGCCCCCATCGCCGGGGTGTGCGCCTTCGACACCCTGGACGAAGCCGTGGCCATGGCCAACGACACCGAATACGGCCTGGCCGCCTACATTTGTTCCAACCGCGTGGATGTCGTCCATCCTCTGATCCGTCGCCTCGACCATGCCATGGTCGCGGTCAATGGCACCAAATTCACCGGCCACCCGATCCCCTTCGGTGGCATGAAAGCCTCCGGCCTTGGCCGTGAGGGTGGTACGGATGGCTTCGAGCCCTTCGTCGAGACCAAGTACTTCTGCATCCATCATCAGGGCCAGCGCTACTGA
- a CDS encoding aspartate aminotransferase family protein has translation MSHYDELFAQDRAHFMHPSTHAHDHASGALKGRIITGASGIRIQDHEGRELIDAFAGLYCVNIGYGRTEVAEAIYKQAKELAYYHTYVGHSTEAIIELSARIIDWAPKGMKKVYYGLSGSDANETQIKLVRYYNNVLGRPAKKKIISRQRGYHGSGIMTGSLTGLASFHQHFDLPAPDIKHAACPHFYKAPAGMDEAAFVRHCAEDLERLILAEGPDTVAAFIGEPVMGTGGIIVPPAGYWQAIQAVLAKYDILLIADEVVCAFGRLGTPMGSQMFGMQPDLITTAKGLTSAYAPLSAVIVSEKVWNVIEEASSRDGAMGHGWTYSGHPICAAAALANLNILEKENIAANVADVGAYLNQQLRQTFEGHPLVGEVRGVGMLAALEFMADKEARTPFDASLKVGPRVSAACLERGMIARAMPHGDILGFAPPLVLTRAEADQVVGIAKAAVDAVAGEVL, from the coding sequence ATGAGCCATTACGATGAGCTGTTCGCCCAGGACCGTGCCCACTTCATGCACCCGTCCACTCACGCCCACGACCATGCCAGTGGCGCGCTCAAGGGGCGCATCATCACCGGCGCCTCGGGCATTCGCATCCAGGATCATGAAGGCCGCGAGTTGATTGACGCCTTCGCCGGCCTGTACTGCGTGAACATCGGCTACGGCCGCACTGAGGTGGCCGAGGCCATCTACAAGCAGGCCAAGGAACTGGCCTACTACCACACCTATGTCGGCCACTCGACCGAGGCCATCATCGAACTATCGGCGCGCATCATCGACTGGGCGCCCAAGGGCATGAAAAAGGTCTACTACGGCCTGTCCGGTTCGGACGCCAACGAGACCCAGATCAAGCTGGTGCGTTACTACAACAATGTGCTCGGCCGCCCGGCGAAGAAGAAGATCATTTCCCGCCAGCGCGGCTATCACGGTTCGGGAATCATGACCGGTAGCCTCACCGGCCTGGCCAGTTTCCACCAGCACTTCGATCTGCCCGCGCCGGACATCAAGCACGCCGCCTGCCCGCATTTCTACAAGGCGCCGGCCGGCATGGACGAAGCCGCCTTCGTGCGCCACTGCGCAGAGGATCTGGAGCGTCTGATCCTGGCCGAAGGCCCGGATACCGTGGCGGCGTTCATCGGTGAGCCGGTGATGGGCACCGGCGGCATCATCGTGCCGCCTGCCGGCTACTGGCAGGCGATCCAGGCAGTGCTGGCCAAGTACGACATCCTGTTGATCGCCGACGAAGTGGTCTGCGCCTTCGGCCGTCTGGGCACGCCGATGGGCAGCCAGATGTTCGGCATGCAGCCGGATCTGATCACCACTGCCAAGGGCCTGACCAGCGCCTATGCGCCATTGTCGGCGGTGATCGTCAGCGAGAAGGTGTGGAACGTAATCGAAGAGGCTTCCAGCCGCGACGGCGCCATGGGCCATGGCTGGACTTACTCTGGTCATCCGATCTGCGCTGCCGCTGCGCTGGCCAACCTGAACATCCTGGAGAAGGAAAACATCGCCGCCAATGTCGCTGACGTTGGCGCCTACCTCAATCAGCAGCTGCGTCAGACCTTCGAAGGCCATCCGCTGGTGGGAGAAGTGCGCGGTGTTGGCATGCTCGCCGCGCTGGAGTTCATGGCCGACAAGGAGGCGCGTACGCCTTTCGATGCTTCGCTCAAGGTTGGCCCGCGTGTCTCCGCCGCCTGCCTGGAACGCGGCATGATCGCCCGCGCCATGCCACACGGTGACATCCTCGGCTTCGCCCCGCCGCTGGTGCTGACCAGGGCCGAAGCGGACCAGGTTGTGGGGATCGCCAAGGCAGCGGTGGATGCGGTGGCCGGCGAAGTGCTTTAA
- a CDS encoding MFS transporter, with translation MSQPVTSDAFVSPHNEEPAPSSAPIEPVYIQKGTRAFLRTILAMCSGGFATFALLYCVQPMMPMLAQQFDLSAAQSSLILSVSTITLAVGLLITGPLSDALGRKPVMVVSLLAAAVFTVGSALMPTWEGVLVMRALVGLALSGLAAVAMSYLSEEIDPLHLGLAMGVYIGGNAIGGMSGRLLSGVLVDFMSWHAVLGTLGGLGLLAGLAFWRLLPESRNFRARSLRPRSLLQGYTLQFRDAGLPWLFLQGFLLMGAFVTLFNYIGYRLIEAPFKLDQTSIGLLSIVYLSGIYSSAQVGALADKLGRRKVLWAVIGLMLVGLVLTLFDVLPVILVGMLLFTFGFFGAHSVSSSWIGRRAKQAKGQASSLYLFCYYLGSSVAGTFGGVFWQAGGWDGLGLFIGSLLLVSLAVALHLSRLQALPIAAASR, from the coding sequence ATGAGTCAGCCCGTTACATCCGACGCATTCGTCAGCCCCCACAACGAGGAACCTGCTCCCAGCAGCGCTCCTATAGAGCCCGTTTATATCCAGAAGGGCACCCGTGCCTTTCTGCGCACCATTCTCGCCATGTGTAGCGGCGGCTTCGCCACTTTCGCGCTGCTCTATTGCGTACAACCGATGATGCCAATGCTGGCGCAGCAGTTCGATCTGAGCGCCGCGCAGAGCAGCCTGATCCTTTCCGTTTCCACCATCACCCTGGCCGTCGGTCTTTTAATCACCGGGCCGCTGTCCGATGCACTCGGCCGCAAGCCGGTGATGGTCGTCTCGCTGCTCGCCGCCGCCGTATTCACCGTCGGCAGTGCGCTGATGCCGACCTGGGAAGGCGTACTGGTGATGCGCGCGCTGGTCGGCCTGGCGCTCAGCGGTCTGGCCGCCGTGGCCATGAGCTATCTGAGCGAGGAGATCGACCCGCTGCACTTGGGCCTGGCCATGGGCGTGTACATCGGTGGCAACGCCATCGGGGGCATGAGCGGGCGCCTGCTAAGCGGCGTGCTGGTGGACTTCATGTCATGGCACGCGGTACTCGGCACCCTCGGCGGCCTGGGCCTGCTGGCCGGTCTGGCGTTCTGGCGCCTGCTGCCGGAGTCGCGCAACTTCCGCGCCCGCTCGCTGCGCCCGCGCAGCCTGTTGCAGGGCTACACCCTGCAATTTCGTGATGCGGGCCTGCCGTGGCTGTTCCTGCAGGGCTTCCTGCTGATGGGCGCCTTCGTGACGCTGTTCAACTACATTGGCTACCGGCTGATCGAAGCGCCGTTCAAGCTCGACCAGACTAGCATCGGCCTGCTGTCGATCGTCTACCTGTCCGGCATCTACAGCTCCGCGCAGGTCGGCGCCCTGGCCGACAAGCTGGGCCGGCGCAAGGTGCTGTGGGCAGTGATCGGCCTGATGCTGGTTGGTCTGGTGCTGACCCTGTTCGACGTGTTGCCAGTGATCTTGGTCGGCATGCTGTTGTTCACCTTCGGCTTCTTCGGCGCCCACTCGGTGTCGAGCAGCTGGATCGGCCGCCGCGCCAAGCAAGCCAAAGGTCAGGCGTCGTCGCTGTATCTGTTCTGCTACTACCTGGGCTCCAGCGTCGCCGGCACCTTTGGCGGCGTATTCTGGCAGGCCGGAGGTTGGGACGGCCTGGGCCTGTTCATCGGCTCGCTGCTGCTGGTATCCCTAGCGGTGGCGCTGCACCTGTCGCGCCTGCAGGCGCTGCCGATAGCGGCGGCGTCACGCTGA
- a CDS encoding LysR family transcriptional regulator — protein MELRHLRYFVAVAEELHFGRAADLLGISQPPLSQQIQALEQELGVRLFERSNRHVALTDAGRLFLEETRQTLAQVSKSVDVVRRAQQGEIGELQIGFTASAPFVSIIPRAVFAFRQAFPAVHLDLQEMPSSQVCQALIDKKLQIGMIRPLELPTELDAVELLREPLVALLHAGHPLAGEQNGGLALAELADEPFVFFPRSYGTGLHAQLFGLARQAGFTPRITQEAHEALTIIGLVAAGLGVSVLPASFRRIRIDGVVFRTLTDTDATTAVWLVKRRQERSPLAQAFIDLLTREVQALK, from the coding sequence ATGGAATTGCGCCATTTGCGCTACTTCGTGGCGGTGGCTGAAGAGCTGCATTTCGGCCGCGCCGCGGATCTTCTGGGTATTTCCCAGCCGCCGCTGAGCCAGCAGATCCAGGCGCTGGAGCAGGAGCTTGGCGTGCGCCTATTCGAGCGCAGCAACCGCCACGTGGCGCTTACCGATGCCGGGCGGCTGTTTCTCGAGGAGACGCGGCAGACCCTGGCCCAGGTCAGCAAATCGGTGGACGTGGTGCGCCGCGCCCAGCAGGGCGAGATCGGCGAGCTGCAGATCGGTTTCACCGCCTCGGCGCCTTTCGTGTCGATCATTCCGCGTGCTGTGTTCGCCTTTCGCCAGGCGTTTCCCGCGGTACACCTGGACCTGCAGGAGATGCCCAGCAGCCAGGTGTGCCAGGCGCTGATCGACAAGAAGCTGCAGATCGGCATGATCCGCCCGCTGGAGCTACCCACCGAGCTGGATGCCGTGGAGCTGCTCAGGGAGCCGCTGGTGGCCCTGTTGCACGCTGGGCATCCGCTGGCGGGCGAGCAGAACGGCGGGCTGGCGCTGGCCGAGCTGGCGGATGAGCCCTTCGTGTTCTTTCCGCGCAGTTACGGCACCGGCCTGCATGCCCAGCTGTTCGGCCTGGCCCGGCAAGCCGGCTTCACGCCGCGCATCACCCAGGAGGCCCACGAGGCGTTGACCATCATCGGTCTGGTGGCAGCGGGGCTTGGAGTTTCGGTGTTGCCGGCGTCGTTTCGGCGTATTCGTATCGACGGGGTGGTGTTTCGTACCCTGACCGACACGGACGCCACCACTGCGGTGTGGCTGGTCAAACGCCGGCAGGAGCGCTCGCCCCTGGCCCAGGCCTTTATCGACCTGCTGACCCGCGAGGTGCAGGCGCTCAAGTAG
- a CDS encoding methyl-accepting chemotaxis protein — MIGEVTQATAAMSSGLERLQQTSAQTNQILVRHASETDQTVTAITEMSATADSVAQNAAETAAFTQRANEHADRSRVVVGEASNSVTALISEVASATSTVENMRQDAARITETLDVIGAIAGQTNLLALNAAIEAARAGEQGRGFAVVADEVRALAARTQASTSQINEMLARLTSGVSSSVAAMENTQASCQSAADATARVNAGLDEMASSVNQINTLSTQIATAAKQQSAVTEEINHSMVQIRHMVDDLVQSGHASEDNTRSLLEANGRVISLMNRFKVR; from the coding sequence ATGATCGGCGAAGTGACCCAGGCCACCGCGGCCATGTCTTCGGGGCTGGAGCGCCTACAGCAGACCTCGGCGCAAACCAACCAGATTCTGGTGCGCCACGCCTCGGAAACCGACCAGACTGTCACCGCCATCACCGAGATGAGCGCCACCGCCGACAGCGTGGCGCAGAACGCTGCGGAAACCGCCGCCTTCACCCAGCGCGCCAATGAGCACGCCGACCGCTCCCGCGTGGTGGTGGGCGAGGCGTCGAACAGCGTAACCGCGTTGATCAGCGAGGTGGCCAGCGCCACCAGCACCGTGGAGAACATGCGCCAGGACGCCGCGCGTATCACCGAAACCCTCGACGTGATCGGCGCCATCGCCGGGCAGACCAACCTGCTGGCGCTCAACGCCGCCATCGAAGCGGCACGGGCCGGCGAGCAAGGCCGTGGCTTCGCGGTGGTCGCTGACGAAGTGCGGGCCCTGGCGGCGCGCACCCAGGCCAGCACCTCGCAGATCAACGAGATGCTCGCCCGCCTGACCAGCGGGGTAAGTTCTTCGGTGGCCGCCATGGAAAATACCCAGGCCAGCTGCCAGTCGGCAGCGGACGCCACGGCCCGAGTCAACGCGGGGCTCGACGAGATGGCCAGCTCGGTCAACCAGATCAATACCCTCAGCACCCAGATCGCCACCGCTGCCAAGCAGCAGAGCGCAGTGACCGAGGAGATCAACCACAGCATGGTGCAGATACGCCACATGGTCGATGACCTGGTGCAGAGCGGCCACGCCAGCGAGGACAACACCCGCAGCCTGCTGGAAGCCAACGGCCGGGTGATCAGCCTGATGAACCGCTTCAAGGTGCGTTGA
- a CDS encoding tetratricopeptide repeat protein, with protein sequence MTTDALEKMLAKGVDNSLLRFGLGKGYLDAGDASKAAEHLQRCVEHDPQYSAAWKLLGKALQSAGNPDAARNAWQSGLQAAQAKGDKQAEKEMAVFLRKLDKNARA encoded by the coding sequence ATGACTACCGACGCACTGGAAAAGATGCTGGCCAAGGGTGTGGATAACTCACTGCTGCGCTTCGGCCTGGGTAAGGGTTACTTGGATGCCGGCGATGCCAGCAAGGCTGCCGAACACCTGCAACGCTGCGTCGAACACGACCCGCAGTATTCAGCGGCGTGGAAGCTGCTCGGCAAGGCCCTTCAATCTGCCGGTAACCCGGACGCTGCCCGCAACGCCTGGCAGAGCGGCCTTCAGGCGGCGCAGGCCAAGGGTGACAAGCAGGCGGAAAAGGAAATGGCCGTCTTCCTGCGCAAGCTGGACAAGAACGCCCGCGCCTAA